The following are encoded in a window of Vespa crabro chromosome 2, iyVesCrab1.2, whole genome shotgun sequence genomic DNA:
- the LOC124422384 gene encoding E3 ubiquitin-protein ligase RBBP6 isoform X1, whose product MSVHYKFKSTLDYDTVSFDGLHISVADLKKAIFHQKRIGKNTDFDLQITNAQTKEDYTDENALIAKNTSLIVARVPLTIQQKRSWDRNETPPFSNLKDEANLGRAVDLTRLDGSEEDKIRAMMTQSTQDYDPSNYMKIRGANQTGDVPTNYRCYKCHQPGHWIKNCPLGTNQEPIEIKKSTGIPRSFMVPVEGPLVPGAMMTPTGQYAVPAIDHQAYKEGKKEKPPFSQDPEPIVEKLEIPEDLLCNICKDLLTDAVMIPCCGNSFCDECIRTFLLESEEHECPDCNEKDVSPETLIPNRFLRNAVMNFKNETGYAKRQTYRPASINQSVMQPEPPKIEIQQPTAQATSQVKSVQTSSVGNTLVEYVEPSANFESLPQQFPSTSVQPQTATTLPESNSESDLQSDSVTKLTTDEEAEVPPPPGTEPLLPIPAIGSSPERDRERSNPPSRDKKDRDNDYSGERQSRERRRSFSRDGHRERLDSTGNYRSGERGRRMENLRTVSRRRSLSPRHSQHSDYSSQGTTLPHVMNQPPSKTYQGMSTEDGHYSSTIHYDSGMRRSTEDRPGTPTVDEPHLHVPSSANQPPLLPFPPGEDRIPQPNYNQPPPNAQPHNPPLLPDPYMTHRIPMYPHQQSSHYGPPRYERPPYQQQGYRPSQPPRNYNGPPRPLRGLHHIGYRGIQPPPPGLGRNVHNGNPPGIIDDPLEAFERMLREKDERDRRLGKHRRRSRTRSRSRSYTRSRSRSFSRRSPFPGRISRSRSPPKRRSSRSPLPLRARSRTPKRRSRSGSFSISRSRSYSRSQSPRLSIPRDRDRERDRDRDRDRDRDRDRDRDRDRDRERERDRERDRERDRERDRERDRDRDRDRDREILPRYRSPLRSPPRFQRERDRERERPRSREPRDGYNSYYNDSPAHEYQFRDRERDLPPRDRPISRYPIRNQPPQHNIPPLLPHLVTGGHPPPLMSLGPPPSDRKDYYESYNRYSGSSQRFGSPLRDPPHKRFDDVAPPGTEGYYDLSPPGVEHLDRPLREDRERTRVLRDQEDREHPLKDHDTEDRDRLTFRDDRVRERDDRVREDRDRRIVNRDREDRERPALSRDHDDRIREKDDRDRREKEKDRDDRHPRDRRDEDRHIEKKDYDKDRYRDERDRHRVEDKNRIRDKDRRDRDYDPEKDRDRHDRYERRSIERKKNRKSPTPYSQKCKSEAKDISPERLRKKEKEHEEKIEDKKKEKKIKEKKKKKDSDEKEKKKKKKKEKKSGQKEVMKEEPIKMTESEDTLTENKTEVTSPIKIETVKPNNEDDNIDNRMECIPNETIVSAKEEFEDKSLAMNPEPPEYNEPSPERLEHTEFGTNPPNPNFKPIPELKSEIKPIDSLYSGLDDTEINTVITEKYSLLSENEVEDKETTCEEKSPKKDEFLAPVPELSKWERDDTIEKSDDVCESPTDKMQIDEPKSMKVVTSEVLKRAENAIFQKAINAIRPIEIKKISESRKILYQNPEPKVLEAEPTREQRKSVNVTINVGRNERNVEITEPLKKAKIDRTKFKPVPETYSPTRLSAKERLGDKVEDNKERKISPIKGFLDRRETKSENQSRSRSPKSTRDKRISPLMERRVDSSLGISSTDRKVFLEERKRDKDRGERSRDRNDFRHERHELRDTRIESRQDFRSNRGETKGERSDKDREKDRERERRGRTPPCVFKRNEVPKVGLGKPKEDEDDRRRDKKVREDKKRKKEHRSRSKSKEHKKRKEKKHKKDKEKSQEKKQKHKENVILKEKTETNESKINYDNPEPPLVETLKKQRKNPRLVSDRKRSILDESNFEPDYSASDSESEPEDGKIINLPNKKLKLEESELEKNIDIKSLKKRSKSTSSEDTSSSSESTSSDSDSSDESHKKKKKKHKKHKKKKSTKKDSSSESDSYTDSSETSSDEEKHRKKSKKSKSKSKQSKKKKKSKHK is encoded by the exons AAGAATACTAGCCTTATCGTTGCTAGAGTTCCATTGACAATTCAGCAAAAAAGATCCTGGGACCGTAATGAAACACCCCCATTCAGTAATTTAAAAGATGAAGCCAATTTGGGACGTGCTGTAGATCTTACTAGGCTTGATGGTtcagaagaagataaaattcgAGCTATGATGACTCAATCGACTCAAGACTATGATCCATCAAA TTACATGAAAATACGTGGTGCAAATCAGACAGGAGATGTACCTacaaattatcgttgttataaatGTCATCAACCTGGACATTGGATAAAAAATTGTCCTCTTGGTACAAACCAAGAgccaattgaaattaaaaagagtaCAGGAATTCCTAGGAGCTTTATGGTACCAGTTGAAGGTCCATTAGTACCAGGTGCAATGATGACACCTACAGGGCAATATGCTGTTCCTGCTATTGATCA tCAAGCATATAaagaaggtaaaaaagaaaagccacCATTTTCTCAAGATCCTGAGCCTATTGTAGAAAAACTAGAAATACCAGAAGATCTATTATGTAACATCTGTAAGGATTTGTTAACTGATGCAGTAATGATACCCTGTTGTGGGAATTCTTTTTGTGACGAAT gtattcgaacatttttattagaatctGAAGAACATGAATGTCCAGATTGTAATGAAAAAGATGTTTCACCAGAAACGCTTATACCAAATCGATTTTTACGTAATGCTgttatgaattttaaaaatgaaactgGATATGCTAAAAGACAAACATATAGACCTGCTTCAATTAATCAGTCAGTAATGCAACCAGAACCACCAAAAATTGAAATACAACAACCTACTGCACAAGCCACTAGCCAAGTTAAAAGTGTTCAAACATCTAGTGTTGGTAATACATTGGTAGAATATGTTGAACCATCTGCTAATTTTGAATCCTTGCCACAACAATTTCCATCCACTAGTGTACAACCACAAACCGCAACAA cACTTCCTGAGTCAAATTCTGAATCAGATTTACAAAGTGATTCAGTAACAAAGTTAACAACTGATGAAGAAGCAGAAGTTCCACCACCACCAGGAACAGAACCATTATTACCAATTCCTGCTATTGGCAGTTCACCAGAAAGAGATCGTGAACGAAGTAATCCTCCTAGTCGTGATAAAAAAGATCGTGATAATGACTATAGTGGAGAAAGACAATcaagagaaagacgaagaagttTTAGTAGGGATGGTCATCGTGAAAg ATTGGATTCTACTGGAAATTATAGGAGTGGAGAACGTGGTCGTAGGATGGAGAATTTACGGACAGTGAGCCGTAGACGATCTTTATCACCTAGGCACTCTCAACACAGCGATTATTCATCTCAGGGAACGACATTACCACATGTAATGAACCAACCTCCTTCAAAAACTTATCAAGGCATGTCAACAGAAGACGGACATTATTCATCCACTATACATTATGATAGTGGAATGCGAAGATCAACAGAAGATCGACCTGGAACTCCCACT GTCGATGAACCCCACTTACATGTTCCCTCTTCTGCAAATCAACCACCTCTACTACCTTTCCCACCGGGAGAAGATCGCATACCACAACCAAATTATAATCAACCTCCACCTAATGCACAACCACATAATCCTCCACTTCTACCAGATCCATATATGACTCACCGTATACCAATGTATCCTCATCAACAAAGCTCTCATTATGGTCCACCAAGATATGAAAGACCACCTTATCAACAACAGGGATACAGACCATCTCAACCACCACGTAATTATAACGGGCCACCAAGACCTCTCCGTGGATTACATCATA TTGGATATAGAGGTATACAGCCACCACCACCAGGATTAGGGAGGAATGTACATAATGGAAATCCTCCTGG tattattgatGATCCATTGGAAGCATTTGAGAGAATGcttagagaaaaagatgaaagagataGGAGGCTTGGGAAGcacagaagaagaagtagaacaAGATCAAGATCTCGTAGTTACACCAGATCTAGGTCACGTTCTTTTAGTCGAAGATCACCATTTCCGGGTCGTATAAGCAGATCACGAAGTCCTCCGAAAAGAAGGTCATCAAGATCTCCATTGCCATTAAGAGCACGTAGTCGTACCCCAAAACGTAGATCGAGAAGTGGCAGTTTCTCTATTAGCAG atctaGATCATATTCTCGAAGTCAATCTCCCAGATTGTCTATCCctcgagatagagatagagagcgagatagagatcgagatcgagatcgagatagagatagagatcgaGATAgagatcgagatcgagatagagaaagagaaagagatagagaaagagatagggaaagagatagagaaagagaccgTGAACGCGATAGAGATCGTGATAGAGATCGAGATCGAGAAATACTACCCAGATATAGATCTCCATTAAGATCACCACCcag ATTTCAAAGGGAACGAGATCGTGAAAGAGAACGTCCTCGATCACGAGAACCACGAGATGGAtacaatagttattataatgattctCCGGCACATGAATACCAGTTTAGAGATCGAGAACGTGACTTACCACCTAGAGACAGACCGATATCTAGATATCCAATAAGAAATCAACCACCCCAGCATAACATACCGCCGTTGTTGCCTCATCTAGTCACTGGAGGTCACCCACCACCACTTATGTCATTGGGACCTCCACCTTCGGACAGGAAAGACTATTATGAATCCTACAACAG ATATTCTGGATCTTCACAACGTTTTGGTAGTCCACTTCGAGATCCACCTCATAAACGATTTGATGATGTTGCACCTCCAGGAACTGAAGGTTATTATGATCTTTCTCCTCCAGGTGTTGAACATTTGGATAGACCTTTACGAGAAGATCGCGAAAGGACACGTGTATTAAGAGATCAAGAAGACCGTGAACATCCATTGAAGGATCATGATACTGAGGATCGTGATAGATTGACCTTTAGAGATGACAG AGTTCGTGAACGCGATGATCGTGTaagagaagatagagatagaagaatTGTAAATAGAGATCGAGAAGATCGTGAAAGACCAGCATTATCAAGAGATCATGATGACAGAATTCGAGAAAAAGATGATCGAGATAgacgtgaaaaagaaaaagatcgcgATGACAGACATCCGCGTGATCGTCGCGATGAAGATAGacatatagaaaagaaagactaTGATAAAGATCG TTACAGAGATGAAAGAGATCGTCATAGAGTGGAAGACAAAAACCGTAtacgagataaagatagacgTGATCGAGATTATGATCCTGAAAAGGACCGGGATCGTCACGACAGATATGAAAGACGTTccatagaaaggaaaaagaacaggaAAAGTCCAACTCCATATTCACAAAAGTGTAAAAGCGAAGCGAAGGATATCTCTCCTGAAcgattgagaaagaaagaaaaggaacatgaagagaaaatagaagataagaagaaagagaaaaagattaaagaaaagaaaaagaagaaagatagtgatgagaaagaaaagaagaagaaaaagaagaaagagaaaaaatcggGACAAAAAGAGGTAATGAAAGAGGAGCCAATTAAAATGACCGAAAGTGAGGATACATtaacagaaaataaaacagaagtTACTTCACCTATCAAAATTGAAACTGTAAAACCAAATAATGaagatgataatatagataatagaaTGGAGTGTATACCTAATGAAACTATAGTTTCTGCAAAAGAAGAATTTGAAGATAAATCTTTAGCCATGAATCCTGAACCACCTGAATATAATGAGCCTAGCCCAGAAAGATTGGAACATACAGAATTTGGTACAAATCCACCCAATCCTAATTTTAAACCCATACCAGAATTAAAATCAGAAATAAAACCAATAGATAGTCTTTACAGTGGTTTAGATGATACGGAAATAAATACAGTAATTACAGAAAAATATTCCTTACTGTCAGAAAATGAAGTAGAGGATAAAGAAACTACATGTGAAGAAAAATCACCAAAGAAAGATGAATTTTTAGCACCTGTACCAGAACTTTCTAAATGGGAAAGAGATGATACAATAGAAAAATCTGATGATGTATGTGAATCTCCTACAGACAAAATGCAAATAGACGAACCAAAATCAATGAAAGTAGTTACTTCTGAAGTTTTAAAAAGAGCTGAGAATGCCATATTTCAAAAAGCTATTAATGCGATAAGaccaatagaaataaaaaagattagtGAGAGTAGGAagatattatatcaaaatccAGAACCAAAGGTACTTGAAGCAGAACCAACTAGAGAACAACGGAAAAGTGTGAATGTAACTATTAACGTTggtagaaatgaaagaaatgtaGAAATTACAGAACCTTTGAAGAAAGCGAAGATAGATCGAACAAAATTTAAACCAGTTCCAGAGACTTATTCTCCAACGCGCTTGTCCGCTAAGGAGAGACTTGGGGACAAAGTCGAAgataacaaagagagaaaaattagtCCAATTAAAGGCTTTTTAGATAGAAGGGAAACGAAAAGTGAAAATCAATCTAGAAGTCGATCTCCAAAAAGTACAAGAGATAAGAGAATATCACCACTTATGGAGAGAAGAGTCGATTCTTCGTTAGGTATATCAAGTACCGATCGCAAAGTATTTCTAGAAGAAAGGAAACGGGATAAAGACAGAGGTGAACGTTCAAGGGATAGAAATGATTTCAGACATGAGAGGCACGAATTAAGAGATACGAGGATAGAATCAAGACAAGATTTTCGATCAAATAGAGGCGAAACAAAAGGAGAACGATcggataaagatagagaaaaagatcgaGAACGAGAAAGGAGGGGTAGGACACCTCCATGTgtatttaaaagaaacgaagtaCCTAAAGTAGGTCTTGGTAAACctaaagaagatgaagatgatagaagaagagataaaaaagtaagagaagacaaaaaaagaaagaaggaacatCGTAGTAGAAGTAAATCTAAAGAGCACAAGaaacgtaaagaaaagaaacataagaaggataaagaaaaaagtcaagaaaaaaaacaaaaacacaaagaaaatgtaattttgaaGGAAAAGACTGAGACAAATGAAagcaaaattaattatgataatccAGAACCTCCGCTTGTAGAAAcattaaagaaacaaagaaaaaatcctAGACTTGTATCTGATCGTAAACGTAGCATACTCGATGAATCTAATTTTGAACCTGATTACTCTGCATCTGATTCTGAATCTGAACCTGAAGATGgtaaaattatcaatttacctaataaaaaattaaaacttgaAGAATCAGAATTAGAGaagaatatagatataaaatccttgaaaaaaagGTCTAAATCTACTAGCAGTGAAGATACATCCAGTAGTTCTGAAAGCACAAGTTCCGATTCTGATAGTTCCGATGAATcacataaaaagaagaaaaagaaacataagaaacataaaaaaaagaagtctaCTAAAAAAGACAGTAGCTCAGAATCTGATAGTTACACTGATTCATCCGAAACAAGCAGTGATGAAGAGAAACATaggaaaaaatcaaaaaaatcaaaaagcaAGAGTAAGCAatccaagaagaagaaaaaatcgaaacaTAAATGA